A single genomic interval of Camelina sativa cultivar DH55 chromosome 11, Cs, whole genome shotgun sequence harbors:
- the LOC104727855 gene encoding uncharacterized protein LOC104727855 has product MAAPNSSNERCFGVTNIKNQMHVLLDEDEHNYDAWRELLLTHCMAFDVSGHLDGSLRPANANDDAWLKRDGLVKLWLYSTMAPPLFRSSFQTGGTARDVWNRVEAQFRNNKDARAIQLDNELRTMEIGDMTVRDYCQKMKSTAALLTNIGTQVTDRTLVMYIINGLNDKFDNIINVIKHKDPFPSYESAKSMLEWEETRLKKSTRITASHSDTSSSWTALTATTTPVQNPHFRNRNGGHRGNRRGGRGNNRGNRGHSSYNRNPWNGPPFWPPPPPYWMPQYPQGPPAPRSFPAPPQQANLVEFPLQAYTSKAIADPSSTDWYMDFGATAHLAAHAGSSNTDINAPK; this is encoded by the exons ATGGCTGCTCCTAACAGCTCTAATGAACGCTGTTTTGGTGTTACAAACATCAAAAATCAAATGCATGTGCTCCTTGATGAAGATGAGCACAACTATGATGCCTGGCGTGAGCTTCTTCTCACACACTGCATGGCTTTCGACGTCTCCGGTCATTTGGATGGTTCTCTCCGTCCTGCCAATGCCAACGACGATGCTTGGTTGAAACGTGACGGTCTGGTGAAGCTTTGGCTTTACAGCACCATGGCGCCACCACTGTTTCGCTCCTCCTTCCAGACCGGTGGTACTGCTCGTGACGTCTGGAATCGTGTGGAGGCTCAATTCCGCAACAACAAAGATGCGAGAGCCATTCAACTCGACAACGAACTCCGCACAATGGAGATCGGCGACATGACTGTTCGTGACTATTGTCAGAAGATGAAATCAACGGCAGCTCTTCTAACCAATATTGGTACACAAGTCACCGACCGGACTCTCGTTATGTACATCATAAATGGTCTTAACGACAAGTTTGATAACATCATTAACGTTATCAAACACAAAGATCCTTTTCCTTCTTATGAGTCTGCCAAATCGATGCTTGAGTGGGAAGAGACCAGACTCAAGAAGAGTACTCGTATCACTGCTTCACACTCAGACACCTCCTCGTCCTGGACTGCACTCACTGCTACGACCACACCAGTGCAGAATCCACACTTCCGCAACCGCAACGGCGGTCACAGAGGAAATcgcagaggaggaagaggcaacaacagaggaaacagaggacaTTCCTCCTACAATCGCAATCCCTGGAATGGACCACCGTTTTGGCCACCACCACCTCCGTACTGGATGCCTCAATACCCGCAGGGGCCACCAGCTCCGCGCTCATTTCCTGCTCCACCACAGCAGGCCAACCTCGTTGAATTTCCGTTGCAAGCTTACACCTCTAAAGCCATCGCCGATCCTTCTTCTACGGACTGGTACATGGATTTCGGCGCCACGGCACATCTAGCCGCACATGCAG GATCTTCAAACACGGACATCAATGCTCCGAAGTGA
- the LOC104722866 gene encoding peptide methionine sulfoxide reductase B8-like yields MAAEVPTTGSVQKQDEEWRAVLSPEQFRVLRLRGTDKRGKGEFVKKFDEGTYSCAGCGTALYKSTTKFDSGCGWPAFFDAIPGAIKQTPEGLNGRRMEITCAVCDGHLGHVFKGEGYDTPTNVRHCVNSVSLKFASADSSQ; encoded by the exons ATGGCAGCAGAAGTTCCAACAACTGGTTCTGTCCAGAAACAAGACGAGGAATGGCGTGCGGTTCTGTCTCCTGAGCAGTTTAGGGTTCTCAGATTAAGAGGCACAGA TAAACGAGGCAAAGGAGAGTTTGTGAAAAAGTTTGACGAAGGGACTTATAGTTGTGCTGGTTGTGGAACTGCTCTTTACAAGTCAACCACTAAGTTCGACTCCGGTTGCGGCTGGCCGGCGTTCTTCGACGCCATCCCCGGTGCTATTAAACAAACT ccagaAGGCCTAAATGGAAGAAGAATGGAGATAACATGTGCAGTTTGTGATGGACATCTAGGCCATGTTTTTAAAGGAGAAGGCTACGATACTCCTACCAACGTGCGTCACTGCGTTAACAGTGTCTCTCTCAAATTCGCCTCTGCTGATTCCTCCCAATAA
- the LOC104722864 gene encoding LOW QUALITY PROTEIN: peptide methionine sulfoxide reductase B9 (The sequence of the model RefSeq protein was modified relative to this genomic sequence to represent the inferred CDS: deleted 2 bases in 2 codons) gives MLTSATLVAPSTGSFQKKDQEWRAILSPEQFRVLREKGTAGRGKGEYTKLFDDGTYSCAGCATPLYKSTTIKFDSGCGWPSFFDAIPGAIKQTLIDISFCDSQLF, from the exons ATGCTAACATCCGCAACATTGGTGGCTCCATCAACTGgatctttccaaaaaaaa gatcaagAGTGGCGTGCAATTTTGTCTCCTGAGCAGTTTAGAGTTCTCAGGGAAAAGGGCACAGC aGGTCGAGGTAAAGGAGAGTATACCAAACTGTTCGACGACGGAACCTATAGTTGTGCTGGCTGTGCAACTCCTCTTTATAAGTCCACCACT ATTAAGTTCGACTCTGGTTGTGGCTGGCCTTCCTTCTTCGATGCTATCCCTGGTGCCATTAAACAAACGCTAATTGACATATCCTTTTGTGACTCACAAttgttttag